One window from the genome of Magnolia sinica isolate HGM2019 chromosome 4, MsV1, whole genome shotgun sequence encodes:
- the LOC131243474 gene encoding snakin-2 isoform X1, translating to MAFSRAVVAFLLLTLFSLSLVEARHGFEFHSLMASGAERNLLQRIDCGTACGVRCSLSSRPRLCKRACGTCCARCNCVPPGTSGNQEKCPCYYNLTTHGNKRKCP from the exons ATGGCTTTCTCGAGAGCTGTCGTGGCTTTCCTTCTGCTAACTCTCTTTTCTCTGAGTCTTGTAGAAGCGCGTCATGGGTTCGAATTCCACTCG TTAATGGCTAGTGGGGCAGAAAGGAACCTCCTCCAGCGCATAG ATTGTGGGACAGCATGTGGTGTGAGGTGCAGCTTGTCATCGAGGCCGAGGCTTTGTAAGAGGGCATGTGGGACATGCTGTGCTAGGTGCAACTGTGTGCCACCAGGCACGTCGGGCAACCAGGAAAAGTGTCCCTGCTATTATAACCTCACCACTCATGGCAACAAACGCAAGTGTCCTTGA